attACTCTGTCActacagaagacatttaaaaaaccaTGAAACGGTGGTATGTCCATACAGGGACTGTAACTATAGTACAAATGTGTACTCTTCATTTAATTCTCATAAAAGTAGAGTACATCAAAATAACCTTCCATCAGATTTCTGCAGTGGCATCATCAGCATTAAAGAGTCAAGTGCTTTGGAGGAGGAGTTGTCTTCCCAGAGCACAGAAATACAGGATGATTATGACAAACAGGGTGATAATTATGACAAACTAAGAAATCAACTGAAGCTTAATTtagcttctttatttttaaagatgaagtCTATACTTCATGTCTCAGACATAGGTACTCAAGAAATAGTCGACCATTTGAatcaatttttttcattgtcccAGCCCTTGATAAAGTCATCAGTTAATGACATTTTGCTGAGGTGTGGTCATAATGTTACAGAATCCACTCTGAATGAAGTAGTCAAAGCAGTCATGGATTCAAACATTCTATTTAGTTCTACTTTAGAAGGTGCAGAGTTGTCGTCTTCCAAACGAAGGAGAACATTTATTGAGAATAGATACCCATTTGTAAGGCCAGTTGAGTATCAGCTAGAGAAACCTGGTCATACAATAATGTATGTTCCAGTTCTTCCAATGCTTCAGGAGTTGTTTAAACAAACAGACATTCTCAGCAAGATCAGAGAACATAACACCGACCTTAACCATTATAAGACATACCAAGATGGCTCATATTTTTGTGACAACATCTTACTTTCAAAAGAAGAGCTCAGCTTTTCCATTCAGCTTTATATTGATGATCTTGAAATTGCTAACCCTCTTGGGACTTCTCGTAAAATTCACAAACTTTGTGCAATATACTGGGTCCTAGCCAATTTGCCCCCAAAATACAGGTCAGCATTGCACACTATACAACTAGCTTTGCTAGTAAAAGTGTTAGACCTCCAGAATTATGGTTACTCAGCAGCACTTGCACCATTGGTCCGTGATATTCGCACTTTGGAAGAGGATGGTGTCTTTATTGAATCTCTTGGTCAAAATATAAAGGGCACCATATTATGTGTTTGTGCTGACAATCTAGCTGCCCATGGTTTAGGTGGATTTCTACAGTCATTCAGATCAGAATATGTCTGCAGGTTTTGTATGGCTACAAATGAACAGTTTCAAAACACAGCAGTCAGAGAAGGTCAGTTTACTGCAAGAAACAAGGGCAGTCATGACCTTCATGTACAGACTGTGTTACAGAATGACAGATTAGGAAGCCATTTTGGTGTGAAAGGAAAATGTGTCCTGCGTGAGTCGTTACAGTACTTCCATCCTATCACAGGGTTTCCTCCGGATGTACTACATGATCTTTTGGAGGGAATTGTTCCTTTGAACtttctctttgcataaaaaaGTTGATCCAGTTGAAGTACTTCAGTTTAGAGTATTTAAACCAAAAGATTATATCCTTCCCATACCAGCACACTGATAAATCTGATAAACCTCATCCAATTCCCAAAACATTTCTCTCTCGAAGAACAATTGGAGGTAATGGACATGAAAATGCCACTCTACTAAGAATGCTTCCACTGTTTGTAGGTAGTGCTGTGCCAGAAGGTAGTGCTATATGGGCAGTTTTGATGGATCTAAAGGAAGTGGTGGAACTAGCATTGTGCCCATCATTCACCGATGAAATGTTAGATTACTTTCAATGCAAAATCAGTGATCATAGGCAGGCATTGCAAGAGGCCTTCCCTAACTGTAGGCTGCTTCCTAAACATCACTATTTGGAGCACTATCCAGATCTAATAAAGTGCTTTGGACCACTTGTGCATGTTTGGACCATGAGGTTTGAGGCTAAGCATCACTTTTTTAAAAGAGCTGTACAAGATGTGCACaattttagaaacattttgaagaCACTTGCAGTTAGACATCAAAACATGATGGCATATCATCTTCATGCAccgtcatttttcaagccaaagatACAGATATCAAGAGTTGACTCGGTTTTGGTGTCATCACTACCCCAGATAGCTCAGTTACATTTAAGGGATGTAACAGATAGTGACACAGTCTACAGTACCAGAATGGTGACAATTGATGGCACAGACTACTCCTGTGGGATGTTTGTATCTGCTGGATTCAATGGGGGACTGCCGAAATTTACCAAAATTGTTGAGCTCTACATAGTGAACCACGTAGTTTGCTTTCTTTGTAATGATTTTGATTCATGGTATTCAGaacattttcactgttatgagcTGTCAGCCACACCCACAGGCTTGTCTGTTCACCTGCTCTCTGATCTCAATGATACAGTCACCTTTTCTGCATACAGAATTGAAAGTTTGCTGCTGTTGACTCCAAAAAGATTCATACCACTCAAGCAAGATTAGGAACCTTAAATAGTAAGTAATTGCAACTTTTGTTTGGTCAGTTCTAATGTGGTCAGTGTATATTCTATATAACTGCATCATATTTTGTAATACAGAGTTATATttgagttttttggtttttttttcagttatcttAATCTTTAAAAGCTATACTTTGTCAGTTTTTGACCTTAACCTCACTAATGAAGGGGCTCATGATATTTATTTGGTAATGTACTCTATAAATACTATACAACACACAATAACCTGGCATTTGCCAATGTAGAGTTGATCAGATTCTTCTCACCAGCTCTTGCTCTGCCATATGCATCTTTGTTTCCTGACACTGTGCTCCTTGTCACATTATCTTTTTAGTGTTGGTATTTGTTAGTTTTTGATACTATAATGAAAAACTAATGCAGAACTGAGAGATATTCCATGGTGGATGATAATGTAAATTATACCATTTCTggctatactgtacataataactTGTGCCTTTTTAAAAACTACCAAATTctctttcaattattattttatttttctttgataaaTTTATAGTACAATGGCAGCGAAGACTCACAAACGATGATTCTTCGGATAGTTGAGAAAAACCATGCACGCAAATTAAAGCTCAGCTCACGGCCAGCCTCTGTTGATGCACTGATTAAGATTATAAAAGAACAAATGGAATTGGATCTTCAGTTCACCTTACAATATGAAGATCCAGACTTTGATGGAAGACTTACCTCCCTGGTTGACATCAAAGAATTGCCACAAAAATCAGTTTTGCATATAACATTTGAAGAAGATTTCAGTTCTTCTAGTTCTGTTGCATCTACTGAAATACTGTCAGATGTATCAAGCCCTGAACGTTTAACTAGATGGCCTTTGGATTTGTTTCCAGTTCCTACGTTTTCTTTTGATGTTGAGTTAAAACTTAGAGAAGGGAATGCAGAGTTTGAGAAGACTGGGAGACCTCTTAAACTGACAAGAGACCAAAAACATGATATTTTGGATAAGCTTGCATCTACTATCTATGGCTTCTCTGCTTACCCAAGTGGCAAACAGATTGCATTTGTAGCTGAAGCACTTGTCACAAAACATCCGTGTTTGAAAGAAGCAGGGTCTAACACTGGATGGAATGGCTGGAAGAACAGCCTGCTGTTTAAAATGGGCAATTACAGGAACAAGATGAGAAGGGCAGGATGCATTGAAGTCTCTATAAATGCTGGCAAAAGAAGCCAAAATAATCCTGACAATGAATCTCCACACTCTGGTATTAAAAGACCCAAGCGTGCAGAGGTTAACTTTCTGCCCAACTTTCCCAAGGGAGAAAATTCCACATCTCTTGAGTGCTTGAGGGAACAGATCATTGAAGAGCTAAAGAAGACTGagagaaatctacctctgatTGGAAGGATGATGCAGACCACATTTGCCCTGAGACGACAGACCATCATCCAATTCAGCCCACCAGTGAAAGAAATTCTGGACCTCTGGCCTGCTCTGCGCATAGAGTCTGAGGTAAAATGGTTTATCTGCTGTTTCAATGATGCTCCAGTGCTTATATGCCCCATTctgtgaaaataatatttatattgaatTAATATGTACTGATGTTCTATTACTGTTTACATAGGTGTATGCAGAATTCCAGCGGATCACAAACCAGAACTTGCGCAACATATTCTATGCAGAGCTTGATCGTCACATCCCACGCTTGATGACCTTGTTTAGGCAGAAGGCATCCAAAACTGGAAAGATTGCAGATTCTTTGGCTGGCATTTTGAAAGTCCATGACGAACAGGTACTACACTGCCTATTTCAAAGTTACAGAAGTGAAATATGAGCTTTTTAATTAGCCAACTTGTATGTGTGTTATTAGTTGCTGTTGTGGAATGCTGTTCCAGTATGTATCTTATTTTGAGTAAAGTGCTAAATCATTGGCtacttgtctttttacagaatatCACTACATGTGTATTTCATGGCCCACATAATGCTTAGGATGCTTCGGGGTTAGGCCATTGACCACACCTTTATTTGCTGCTGCTAAGAGGGTAATATTGTTTGGATCACAATGCAGGGCTTCATGTTTGGTTTAGTCACCATATTTTGGACACAGTTTGAATGAAAAACTAAGCCTAATTCTTATTTAGTTCAGTTTAGTTTATGTTATACTTTCACTTTAGACAGTCTTAGCTGGTGTTTAAATTCTGAACTTaatttatacaataaaatgtaattctgtCTACAATTCTGTTCTCCTTAGGAATTACATGATATACACACAAACGTACAACTGTTCTCCATGCACTTCCTGTGTTTCTGAGAGGATTGGTCTGGATTTTTGAGGACATGCAAGGTTGGTTATAAACTTATATcacacattttagattttaaacttcctgcttgtgatgGTGTATTCTTTTAAGTTATTGATTGTGAAATAGCtgtgtttccatttctttcaggACATTGATGAGGCAGAGCTTGTGAATGCACCTATGGCCCTTATTACACTGAACAGGGACAACACCAGCAGTCCAGTTCACTACCAATCTGAAAATGTCTTGATTGTTATTGAAAGTGAAGTTGTAATTACTCTTCCCAGGTTTGTGGATGCCCTTGTGGTAATGTTCAGTCTCATATATGCTCTGCATCTTAGTTATCCCAAAGGACTAACAAACACTTTTGAATTCTTTCAAAAGATTTTGCTTAGTTTGGAAGATGGCAAATTGTCACCCAGACTGCAGACTCTAAAGAATGATTTGATGATATATACCTAAAAACTGATCTGAGAAAGTGATGTCTAGCCTTaaaagaattgaattgaaaaagtgcacttttggcACTTAGTTTGATATGTAATATACTGAGTCACAGTAGTTGTTAAATGTTGCCTGTTTCACTCCGTCTCACCACAAATGTTGAGTTTGAACCAGTGTACTGAGCTCACTTTTTTGTTCAACTTGGAAGAATTTAATATGTTCATAAACAATATGtgcatttaatatgtaatataattcAAATAACATGCACTACTTCATGGCTGCCTGTAGTCTCATCCATTGTTGGTGTCATTTTAAAGTTTCTTAACttgaaaagacaatttcaaaTCTAATACTCTTAATGAGATGAGAGGAAGTCTAAGATGTACACATATTAAATTGTTCTTCAGTCTGAAAATTGTTAGAATCTGTAGCATATTGGCACAATTGGGAACACTAAAATCCTGTAATCCAGAACATTTGATCTGACACTGATGTAGAGGTAGCCATAAGAATTAGAAAGGGTTAAAATTTAAAGAAGGatatgttattttatgtaaccTGTTGCACTATGTCTGTGTatgttatgtatttttataatagCAATTTATTAATGTTGCAGTGAATGTTCAAATAAAACTTTTGAATAACAGTACATGcctgagttttatttatttaaaggtgtAAGTACAActaatacattttgtgtttagaTAACTCGAAATAGGCaatgctttaattaaaaatttttaagttaCACTTTCTTAATTTGATCtgagaataacatttttaattattattacgtattactaaaatatttgagTATAAATATGCAGTAATTTAATTTAACCGAGTTAAATATTACAAGTCACTTACTCAAAAAAATAGGcttgaaaaattaacattttaagttaattaacttaatttttttgtggCAACTTATtgcctcaatttttttttgttttgctaactTGTTCGGGTTTACAgtgctgtaaaggctcagctcttttattct
This genomic window from Polypterus senegalus isolate Bchr_013 chromosome 12, ASM1683550v1, whole genome shotgun sequence contains:
- the LOC120540542 gene encoding uncharacterized protein LOC120540542 gives rise to the protein MILRIVEKNHARKLKLSSRPASVDALIKIIKEQMELDLQFTLQYEDPDFDGRLTSLVDIKELPQKSVLHITFEEDFSSSSSVASTEILSDVSSPERLTRWPLDLFPVPTFSFDVELKLREGNAEFEKTGRPLKLTRDQKHDILDKLASTIYGFSAYPSGKQIAFVAEALVTKHPCLKEAGSNTGWNGWKNSLLFKMGNYRNKMRRAGCIEVSINAGKRSQNNPDNESPHSGIKRPKRAEVNFLPNFPKGENSTSLECLREQIIEELKKTERNLPLIGRMMQTTFALRRQTIIQFSPPVKEILDLWPALRIESEVYAEFQRITNQNLRNIFYAELDRHIPRLMTLFRQKASKTGKIADSLAGILKVHDEQELHDIHTNVQLFSMHFLCF